The segment ctttgccgagagtagctctcggcaaaggcctaTCGGCACATCTTTTATCGGCAAAgaggcctttgccgagagctattcatcgggctctcggcaaagggtttgccgagagccaccgCCAAACCAGTTCAGCCCACTTTAATAGGGCCCAAACCAAACTGGCCCAAGAGCCTTTTCAGCCTGTTTCAATCCAAACCaatgggaggacaacgagtggaAAAGACTCCTATGACCCTAACTTTACTCCTATGGACCAATCTAGTCTAGTAGCAGACACACACTAACGTCGCTAAACTTAACAGCTTGTttgctgtatatatatatatatatatatatatatatatatatatatatatatatatatatatatatatatatatatatatatatatatatatatatatatatatatatatatatatatatatatatatacgcaaTTCCTTCATTACAAAAGGATAGTCTGCCCTCCCTGCCAAGACCCAAGCTGATCTCGCCGACTTTGTTTTCTTCCACCACTTGCAACTGTAACTCATCTAATCCctttctttcatcttcttgtgCAGCCTGTTCTAGCATCTATCTTCTTGCCGCAGCCTGTGCCGAGCTGTGAGCTGTATGCATGGCCACCCCCGCGACTCTTCTCCATGATGAGCTTCAAGATGCTGGTATCTTAATTCCTGGAACAACCCAGCCTCCTTACAATCTTCACAAGGGCTCCTTGCAGCCTGCTCAACATTCAGATGCTTCTCAAACAAACTCTGACTCTAGAGATGGAGAACTTATACTGCCCAATGGGGATATTTATCGTGGCGCATTATCGGGCAACATGCCACATGGCTCAGGTTGTTATATCTGGTCAGATGGTTGTGTTTATGAGGGTGACTGGAGGAGAGGCCTCAGGCATGGGCAAGGCAAGACGCTGTGGCCGACAGGGGCTTCCTACACAGGTGACTACTCCGGTGGCTACATTTATGGTCAAGGAACGTATACTGGGCTAAACAACTCCACTTACAAGGGAGGCTGGAAGCTTAATCTTAAGCATGGCCTTGGTTTACAGACATTTCCCAATGGAGACATTTTTGAAGGTTCTTGGGTGCATGGAGAAATACAAGGGCATGGCACTTATACCTGGGCAGATGGCAACACTTATGTTGGCACCATGAAAAATGGGGTCATGTTAGGCAAAGGAATCCTCACATGGAACAATGGAGATTCATTTGAAGGGAACTGGCTAGATGGTGTCATGCATGGGTATGGAGTCTACACATGGAAGGACTCTGGCTACTATGTAGGAACCTGGACAAGGGGGTTGAAGGATGGAAAAGGTACATTTTATCCAAAATGTCGTGGAATTCCAGTTACCGATGAGCTATACATCGATGGTCTAAGAAACAGAGGTGTACTGCCTGGTGCTGAAAGTCAGATTCATGGTTCTCGTATCCTTCACTCTGCCTCATTTGACATGGCAAACATGATGGCTAGCAGAAATCAGGACTCTGTAGGTATTTCATCTGTTAGAAGCTTGAGTTTTGGGAAAACTCGCTCGAGAAATGTATCACTGGAAAGAAGGTGGAGCCTTGGAGCGGCCATTGAAAAATTCATTGGTCGTGAAACAAATGAAAGTTCTGCAATTGAAAGCTGTGAGAATAAGGCTGATTCCAACCTTCCTATACTGGAACGGGAATATATGCAAGGTGTTCTCATCAGTGAGGTTGTGGTGGATAAAAGCTTCTCGGATCCATTAAAAAAGGCATCACGTCGCCAGAAGAAAATGGTGAAGGATATAAAGAAACCTGGGCAGACAATAATTAAAGGACATAGGAGTTATGATCTGATGCTCAGTCTGCAGCTTGGAATCAGGTAATGCATATAATGAGACACCAAGAGAACTGATATTTGAATGTCTTCACTTCTATTTCACTCATCATTGTTCTCCATTATATGTTGTTAAATGCTTGAAATAGTATTAACCCATATGCAGGGTTCCAGAATGTATATCATAAGCCACCTACTGTGCATGAACTGCATGTATCTACCTCCATTTACCAAAATAGTTATGAATAATTTGTCTTTGCAGTGTTAACAAAATGCTAAGGATGCCTCTACCTTGCACAAATTAGTATCTGTCATCTAAAAGTAATTGTAGAGCATAACTGACAGTTTAGGTAACAACTTTCTTCTGGACAACTAAGTCTTTTCTTCTGGACAGCTAAGTCTTTCCATTGGGTGGTCCATAAACCCATAACTTTTACTTAAGATTAGCAGTGCTGGAGTGAGAGGTTTACATATGGAATGAAAACTTGATAGTTGATCAGAAGTTATGACTTCAGACATTTTTATCACAAGCTTTAACAGAGCAAGTGCTACATAATACAAAACAGTGTCAATTATCTTGTTCATGTTTGCATGTCAGAATGTAGTGGAAGAGCAAGCCAAGTGTCATGAAGGTGATGCAATCTGTGGTGCTCGTCTGGAGCCAAAGATCTCCAGGAGTTCCTTGTAAGGTTGCTCACAGTGGATATTTGATCCTCTGTTCTTTTCTGTAGTCTTTTCTGGTCCCCTTCTTTGTTTGCTGGCTGATAGTCTGGTTCTGGGTGTGTTGGTTGTGTCATTGTGTGTCTTGCTCACAGTGTGCATTGGAGGTGGGGAGTTCTTTTCTTCCTCCCCTATGTACTTTTCCTTTCTTCTTAAGGAAATGATAACAAAGATCACCTGtgtgtttgagaaaaaaatgaAGAAGAGCAATACATTTCTATAGTTCTTGAAGTGCAATTCTGTTCAGAATGTGATTTTTTAGATGGAGTTCATAATAGGAATTGGAATGATGGTTAACCGTATAGTTGGTTATAGTAAGGGCAATTAAAGCACTAAGGGAAGCTCCAAGTCTTACAAAATTTCACTGTTAATGGAAACTTTGACATTCTGGAGTTTGTTTCTCGATGGTATAGAAAATGTATAAGAATGTTCTAATATATTTATTATCAACAGGGCATTGTCTTATTGAAATATCCAACTGAACGATTTTGTGATCACTGAAGGTTTAATGTGATTATACATTTATACTCAGGTATACAGTTGGAAAGATTACACCTATTCAGAGACGTGAAGTGCGAGCTTCTGATTATGGTCCCAGAGCAAGTTTCTGGATGAACTTCCCCAAAAATGGATCGCGGCCTACTCCTTCACATCATGCTGATAATTTTAAATGGAAAGACTACTGCCCAATGGTGTTCAGGTTTGTTGCGTGGTATGCTATTATCAAGGTTGCGAACCTAAGCAACTTCAGTGAAAAGAACATGCGGCTCTACAGATCATATGAGAATAACTTATAGTGATCATGCTTAGAAAAACAATTGAAGTAACTTAGTTAGGACCATAACAATGAGAAATTTTCCTTGTTTGGGCACCTGATAAGTGACTCTACCTGTACTGCTTTGTATTTCAGAACTTAATAAGATCTACTTGTGTATCTGTGTAGAAATTTGAGGGAGATGTTCAAGATCGATGCAGCGGATTATATGATTTCCATTTGTGGAAGTGATGCACTTAGGGAGCTATCTTCTCCTGGAAAGAGTGGAAGTGTCTTCTTCCTATCTCAGGATGATCGATTTATGATCAAGACTCTACGAAAGTCTGAAGTGCAGGTTTTCATATCTATTTAATGGTTTTAGAAGTTTTCTATGCGGCAATGCCTCCTGCCAAATTTTCTTATCCCAAGCTATACCATTATATCCTATTAATATGTTTTGGAAAATATATCCTATTAGATTATGTGAGTTGGTAAATTGTATGGATCATATGGTTTTGGTAAACAGAAATGGGACCAAGCATATAGACCATGGTTCCATCTTCTACCAAATTCCTATTTATTGATAAAAACTTGGATATATTCAATGATCCAGAATTTTTAGCTTATCTGGCCCTGGTGCTCAACTTGTTTCATAACAAAATGTAGTATGACCCTTGTTACTCAACTTGTTGTCATGGAGTAATATTTTCAAACTTTTTTATGGATAAATTGTTTGACAGTTCATAACAGTTCTAAACTATCAAAAAATTCTTGCAGGTTCTTCTACGAATGCTTCCAGAGTATTATTACCATGTCCGTACCTATGAGAACACACTCATAACTAAGTTTTTTGGCCTCCACAGGGTTAAACCGTCCAGCGGTCAAAAGGTTATCACATGCATCCTTGCTACTTCACTTGATACATGAGAAATGAAGTTTTACAATTTGTTCACATAAGACATAACTATGTTCTAGAAAATCTTATAACATTGGTGTACACAAAGACTATGAGATTTTAACGAAATGTGTTTTCATAATATGAATACTTTccagttttttaaaaaaaatatatgataaGTTTCCTTTCTTTTGGGTTTGCTAACATCCCCAATGGGCAGTAAGCCAGTAACAGTAAAGGTCATTTTGGTGACCATTCCTTATCTAGTGTCATGTTTTCATTTCCTAAACAGTCAGAGCAGTTTATGATCTGATTTAAATTGTAGCCATCCATTTATCCTAAAATAATgcatgttgttgttgttgttgttgtttgtgTTTGCAGTTCCGATTTGTAGTGATGGGAAACATGTTTTGCACTGAACTCAGAATTCACCGGAGGTTTGACTTGAAAGGTTCATCCTTAGGCCGCTCAACAGACAAAGTAAAAATTGACGAGAACACAACACTGAAAGATTTGGATCTAAACTATTCATTTTATCTCGAGCCTTCTTGGCGGGAGACTTTGCTTGCGTAAGAAACTTttaacctttttttttcttttctcgaaCACACAGGAGAGCTATGTATCACAATTTAACTGGGATTCTTTACCCTTTTAGCAACTTTTAACATAGCCATGAAGGGCTATTTTATGGTTCTTTCATTCAAATATGACTTTGTAACTGTTATATAAATATTTTTGTGTCGTTATTCAAGGAAAATTGCACCTCAAAGTAGTTACTGTTCTACCAGTAGGCACATCCTTTGTAGCTAGGAATTTCACCGTCACTGTACAATATGTTGCAAACTTGTATTCCAGAGATGCTAGCTGAACTATGTCATGTTCATTCATACCTACAGATGTCCAGTGCTGTCATTTTTTATCAGCTACGCTTACCAAAAGTCTGATAAATTTTGACACTGGTTAACCCAAAATGTCATTTGATGTAAAGTTTCTCTGCAATTTCAATATTATATTGTGAGGCTGTACGATTACAACTTATCCTGAGAAGACAATTCCAACTAGAAAGGAAACTTTGTAAAAAATTGCTACTATTTCTTTGCATTCTATCTTGAGAATTATATGCTATTGCGGCAGTATTCATTGAATCATTGGGTGTTTGGGCCTTTAGTGTAATCATCTTTTTATCTGTAGGCAAATTGAGACTGATAGCAAATTTCTAAAGCATCACGCAATAATGGATTATAgcttgcttcttggcgttcattTTCGGGCTCCTCAAAGCCTACGGACACAGGCATCCTTTCATCAAACAATCCTACCAGATAGGCTGGCTGTTCTTTCGGAAGAAGGTACTTAATCTTTTTCTCAGTAAGATTAATACATGAGGTTAGGACATACCTTACCCTTGTGCTTAGCTATTTTAGTTGCCTAGCCTACGTAGTAGCTAGGAGCATTTAGGTATTTGGCTGGCCTATCTTTACATGTACATTTTACCCTTTGGCCCATGAATATGATAACCTTTTTCCTGACATGGTAGTGCTATTGAAACATAACCCCCTCACTACCACTGTACCGCTCGATCACCTCTTCATTTCTTCCCTCTGAGCTTGATCTTGCACTGATGACTGGCTCACTATGCCTCTAGTCTTCTACAACAACATGattgctctggagttttcctGGAAAAGCATGCTGGTAGTGTTGATTCCATGTAACACAATAAAACATTTGGACATGTACAATCTTCTCCATCTTATAGATACAGAAACACAGCTGTACAGGAAGGGCCCTTTATCACCTAGGGTCCTCCCGGAAATTTTTAGTATGCGACATTGAGGAACCTTTTGCCATCAAGTCCACTCAACATCAAAACCCATGTTATCTATGTAA is part of the Sorghum bicolor cultivar BTx623 chromosome 10, Sorghum_bicolor_NCBIv3, whole genome shotgun sequence genome and harbors:
- the LOC8069250 gene encoding phosphatidylinositol 4-phosphate 5-kinase 9, which gives rise to MATPATLLHDELQDAGILIPGTTQPPYNLHKGSLQPAQHSDASQTNSDSRDGELILPNGDIYRGALSGNMPHGSGCYIWSDGCVYEGDWRRGLRHGQGKTLWPTGASYTGDYSGGYIYGQGTYTGLNNSTYKGGWKLNLKHGLGLQTFPNGDIFEGSWVHGEIQGHGTYTWADGNTYVGTMKNGVMLGKGILTWNNGDSFEGNWLDGVMHGYGVYTWKDSGYYVGTWTRGLKDGKGTFYPKCRGIPVTDELYIDGLRNRGVLPGAESQIHGSRILHSASFDMANMMASRNQDSVGISSVRSLSFGKTRSRNVSLERRWSLGAAIEKFIGRETNESSAIESCENKADSNLPILEREYMQGVLISEVVVDKSFSDPLKKASRRQKKMVKDIKKPGQTIIKGHRSYDLMLSLQLGIRYTVGKITPIQRREVRASDYGPRASFWMNFPKNGSRPTPSHHADNFKWKDYCPMVFRNLREMFKIDAADYMISICGSDALRELSSPGKSGSVFFLSQDDRFMIKTLRKSEVQVLLRMLPEYYYHVRTYENTLITKFFGLHRVKPSSGQKFRFVVMGNMFCTELRIHRRFDLKGSSLGRSTDKVKIDENTTLKDLDLNYSFYLEPSWRETLLAQIETDSKFLKHHAIMDYSLLLGVHFRAPQSLRTQASFHQTILPDRLAVLSEEGALKEDALNSPEGLVLVQRASDQNDVVIGSHIRGARLRSSSASFEEVDLLLPGTARLQIQLGVNMPARAEQMVLDNDSEANGQVYDVVLYLGIIDILQEYNIRKKIEHAYKSIQYNSLSISVVEPNFYSERFLKFIQTIFPENS